The Xenopus laevis strain J_2021 chromosome 4L, Xenopus_laevis_v10.1, whole genome shotgun sequence genomic sequence GGAAAGACATTTTACAGTGAAAACTAATATTGCTTACCGTAAGAGTTGGTCAAGTTCCCGTGTAACTTTACCAACAACAGGGGGGCCCTGGTAAGTTAGTGCAGTGTACAGCTGAACTAAAGAAGCTCCAGCACGGATCTTTTGCAGAGCATCAAGGCCGCTGAACACACCACCAACTCCAATGATTGGTATCTTTCCTTTAACATAAGCAGAGAAATATGGATCAGTCTGTAATACAAAGTTTTGGGTTTAGATTAGCATTAATAAGGTTTGTACCTGCAGTTAGGGCATACATTTCACGCACGGTCTCAGTGGCCAGGTCACGAAGGGGAGCTCCACTTAGTCCACCTACTTCACTGCTTTGGGGATCCTGAAGTGAAGTGGGACGGCTGATGGTGGTATTAGAAATAATAAGGCCATCAATGCCAACCTAGGAGGACAAGTCATGGTTTAGTAATAGAATGGGCCTATGCCTACTACCAACTTGACATTTCATTTATCGGCAGTAATTTGCAATAAAAGAGCAGCAGCATACTAAAGCATGTAAAgcgaatgataaaaaaaaacaaaaaaaaaaaaaactctcatacCTCTGTCACTACACTAGCAATATCCTCCTTATCACGTGTGGACAGGTCAGGTGCAATCTTCACAAGCAAAGCTGGTTTGGGGTCACACTGGAGAGCATTTCGGCATTTCACAACCTAATAGGAAGACTTGTTACAAATTCCTGAAATAAAAATAAGGTACTGGGTTATCCAGACTTATATGCAGGGTCAAACCTCAGTCAGCAGTTTGCGCAGTTGCTCTCGGCCCTGTAGATTCCTTAGTCCGGGAGTATTGGGGCTGGACACATTAATAACCAAATAATCAGCCAAAGATCCCAACTGTTGCAAACCTTGCGTATAATCAGCAGCTGCATCCTCTGAAGTCTTGTTTTTTCCCAAGTTTATACCGAGTGGCATTCCAGCTGAAATAAAGGGAAATAGCAAACCACGTTGTGAAAACAATAGGTAAACAAGGGTAAAAAAGGGTATCGGGACAGCAGATAATAAGGATGACTgaacattacaaatatttaaaggaaaaactaaTGTTTTCCCACAAAGTTTAGGGATTCTATCcataaaaagaatttaatttaaaagaatcAAAACggttctctctttcttttctactgtTTAGTCTATACAAGCTCCGTTTCACCCCAAAGCTGTGAGAGCCTATTTTGCATACCCTTGAAATCAGAGTGCTCAGCAGACAA encodes the following:
- the dhodh.L gene encoding dihydroorotate dehydrogenase (quinone) L homeolog (The RefSeq protein has 4 substitutions compared to this genomic sequence), with translation MTGTQLKRRLKDALIVLGGGGLLFSSFLTIKGDEHFYAQYLMPILQRLVTPELAHTLSVKCVSLGLVPLCKHHNSERLEVKVLGHTFRNPVGLAAGFDKHAEAVDGLFKIGFGFVEVGSITPKPQDGNPKPRVFRLLQDKAVINRYGFNSHGVEIVQQRLLERREKQKILTSAGMPLGINLGKNKTSEDAAADYTQGLQQLGSLADYLVINVSSPNTPGLRNLQGREQLRKLLTEVVKCRNALQCDPKPALLVKIAPDLSTRDKEDIASVVTEVGIDGLIISNTTISRPTSLQDPQSSEVGGLSGAPLRDLATETVREMYALTAGKIPIIGVGGVFSGLDALQKIRAGASLVQLYTALTYQGPPVVGKVTRELDQLLCEQGFSCVSDAVGADHRINGHQPSPVK